The Erigeron canadensis isolate Cc75 chromosome 1, C_canadensis_v1, whole genome shotgun sequence genome segment tataatgaaaaaataaaccaaaaccCCATATGCAACTTTGCTGCAGCGGTTACATTTCTCCAGAGTATGCAGTACATGGGAAATTCTCCACAAAGTCAGATGTATTTAGCTTTGGTGTTTTGGTATTGGAGATAGTGAGTGGTAAAAAAAACACGGGATTCTCTCACCAAGATCACAGTGACAACCTTCTTGGACATGTACGTACATATAACTGATATACTGTAGTagatttaaaaaccaaactattgtctttgtgtatgtgtgttaCTTATATCATGATATGTTTGGACTCATTTAGGCATGGAGACTCTACAAAGAAAACAGGTCAATTGAACTCACGAGTGCGTCTGTGCGTGACTCATGCATCGTATCTGAAGTATTGCGATCAATACATGTTGGGCTATTATGTGTACAACATCATGCAGAAGATAGACCAACTATGATGTCGGTGATTCTGATGCTGATCAGCGAGGGCGTTTTGCCTGAACCTCAACAACCTGCCTTTTTCACAGGAGAAAGGCATGACGAAATTCTGTCCGTGTCATCCGCTGATGAATACATGATAACACAATTGTTTGCTCGATAGAACGCACATGTTAATGTCAAATATGTATATATCCGCAACATTTTGTTAGTAGTAACTAATTTCGACCTAGTTGAAGCATGTGGTTTTCCGGAATTCCAAACTAGATATCCATACAAATTTCAAATGGGTTAAGAGTATACACATATGTTGTTTATataaatctcttttttttttttaagtactgTGTTGTTTCACATCTAATTTTGGCAGAAATAATTatcatatgttaatttttttagcaGAAAAATTATCATATGTTaattctttaatatataaaatacatgaGAGACAAtcgtttattaattattacaaaattttaaaaaaattgtaagtaAATTGTTTTTACTCGAATTAATTATGACTCACTTTTTTTCATTGTTATCATGATGTCTTCTTTGTTTGAGGTTGTAACTTGTAAACCCTATAGGAATGTTACATTTATATGGGAAAACATATTGTAAAAAACCTAGGCAACATTATTATTCAATTCGATTCATCTAACTTTGTTTTGTCGATTAATCTGtatattcaaataaatattatgtttaaaataaacagtagtttaaaaagttaaaaacttgatgacgatatatttatttatatacttattaagtcttttaatagtaatttaattataagtaaattataatttgataaagTTAAAGATATCAATAGTTAAAAAGTCATTagtgcaacttttttttttttttgtatataaggtatagataaaaacaaaagagtTAATTGTAAGACTGGTTCATGTGGTTTGTATACTTTTGCAATGGGTCCCTTTTTGACTTTCTTTGCAACGAGATctttattttgactattttttgcAAAGTTTGTCCTTTTTTGACGGATCCGCTACAAGGGGTTGTTAAGTAAGCACGTAACAGACACGTGCAGGAACATTTACATAATAAACCACCCCACCATCCCCACACAGATGCTAGATGCCAAATTCTTGAATACACTATGAATTGTTATCTCATTTGTACATTCTTAAATACACAACGAATTGTTATCTCACTTGTACATCCTGCACCATAACTTGTACACCATTCTAAAGTCTAGACATCAAATTCCTATCAATACGCTTGCTTCTTCAattcattgattttatatatatatatactaggttttttaccccaCGCGATGCGCGGATTACTATAATTTATTGTTCATTTAGTGCTAATTTAAATCCTTTGATGTGGACATACGCAATAACTAATATgttgtttaattagttcaatacatttatttcttaattattttgtaaacacatgaatataaacaaaacaatGATAAATTTggatataataaatatatcattatcaaaatgtttttaaagatatatatgtaagaaaGAAATAATGTATATACATGAATTCATTCAAGAATATTTGCATAAaaaggaggggggggggggggggaataaCACTCTAAAATACACATAAGctaataataaaagcaaataagtaaagctacatatatttaagagaactttcttcaaaaataaaaatatccaCAAACATTTTTGTAACAAAAACACATTTAGATATCAACGAAAAACCTATTCACACCAATTAATACATAACATCATTTACATTCTTTAATATTTgtactgaaaaaaaaaagagtatgtACATATGATCTTTGAAGTTAACTATGATGTGAGAGGTCATCTACTCATCTTACGTACAACTTATCAACCATCCCCATAAAACCTCCAAAGTAAttctatataaatttaaaatagtgAACCATCTTTTTTTGATGGCCATGTATcaaattttcatgaaaaacttTGGTAAACACGTTATTAGAGGAAAGGATGATCAACAAAGCTTCCAATCTTTAAAGACTGATCCACTTCCGTAGAACAACCACCACATGACACAACCACCTTAAGAACACCACCAAGCATCAATATGAATTTGTAAGCTATTCATCTTATAAAATACTATATTGTAAGCCTTCTACAGatcatgataaaataaaaaaaaagagagatttATATAAACAACATATGTGTATACTCTTAATCCATTTGAAATTTGTATGGATATCTAGTTTGGAATTCCGGAAAACCACATGCTTCAACTACGTCGAAATTAGTTACTACTAACAAAATGTTGCGGATATATACATATTTGACATTAACATGTGCGTTCTATCGAGCAAACAATTGTGTTATCATGTATTCATCAGCGGATGACACGGACAGAATTTCGTCATGCCTTTCTCCTGTGAAAAAGGCAGGTTGTTTAGGTTCAGGCAAAACGCCCTCGCTGATCAGCATCAGAATCACCGACATCATAGTTGGTCTATCTTCTGCATGATGTTGTACACATAATAGCCCAACATGTATTGATCGCAATACTTCAGATACGATGCATGAGTCACGCACAGACGCACTCGTGAGTTCAATTGACCTGTTTTCTTTGTAGAGTCTCCATGCCTAAATGAGTCCAAACATATCATGATATAAGtaacacacatacacaaagacaatagtttggtttttaaatctACTACAGTATATCAGTTATATGTACGTACATGTCCAAGAAGGTTGTCACTGTGATCTTGGTGAGAGAATCCCGTGTTTTTTTTACCACTCACTATCTCCAATACCAAAACACCAAAGCTAAATACATCTGACTTTGTGGAGAATTTCCCATGTACTGCATACTCTGGAGAAATGTAACCGCTGCAGCAAAGTTGCATATGGggttttggtttattttttcattatagAGAATTAACTGCAAAATTAATCTAATAAACGATGGTTTCAGAATCTTACTATGTTCCCACAATTTTTTTCGTTTTGGTCAAAGTAGTATCAGACCCGAAAAACTTTCTAGCAAGACCAAAGTCAGAGATCTTTGGGTTCATGTCAGCATCTAACAGAATATTGCCTGCTTTGAGATCTCTATGAATAATTTGGAGGCGGGAATCTTGATGTAGATATAGAATAGCTCGAGCCATCCCATGGATAATTTGAAACCGGCGAGGCCAGTCAAGCATTGAGCTTCTGGTTTCATCTGATCCCAAAAAGAACTACTGCTTGGTTAAGGATATAATACCACAAGTGTGAAAGTATAAATGTGAAATCATAGAGAGAGAGATCGAGAGCTATACCAAACAGAATTGAGTCCAAGCTTTTGTTAACCATGTATtcataaatcaaaatcatttcattttcatgaATGCAATATCCGAGAATCTTAACAAGATTTCGGTGCTGAAGTTTGGCAATACACATGATTTCATTCTTGAATTCATCATGCCCTTGCTTGGATGATTCAGAGAGCCTTTTCACAGCTACCTCTCGTCCTCCTTCCAACACACCCTGAGATTTATATGAAACTTTTGATTATTCATGATACTGATAGTCGTTGCTTTTTCTAACATGGCTAATAAAGTTACCTTGTAAACAAGACCAAAGCCACCTTCTCCAATCTTGTTATTGATACTAAAGTTATCAGTAGCCTTTGCTATTTCATACAGGCTTAAAAAGGGCAAGTCATCATCAGTATCTTCCATCTGAACACTGCTATTCTTTTTATCATGTGCATTCCAGATTCCTACAATTacaacatattaattttttcttcATTACAAGAATGAGCCAAAAGTTATAGTCGGTTTCTCAGTGTTGTAAAACTCACTCAACAAGCCTGAGTAATCATTACTCGCTACAAGGCTGAATCAGCCAAAATCAtggtttggtcaaaattcaaacaacctttgtaaataacttttgtattcatatttaaataCTCCTATCTAAGTACTCCTCACTTAGGCCAATAATCACTACTATGTAGCCGACCCTCTCAATTAAGTACCACCAACTGAGTTTTACAACCTTAATTAGCATTGATTCATTTCTAGAAGCATTAAAACTAAATTTTGTTACCTCTTCGTTGCATGTAAGGTCTTTTCTTCTTATAAGCATACGCGATTGCAAGCAACATTAACAGCACAGCTGAGGCAATTGAGAGCAGTACTACAGTGAGCACTTTTTTCTTCCTCTTGTAGCTAAATTGCGATACATTATTTCCTTCCAATAACGAGGAGTCATGAAATTCAGTATGACTTCGCTACAAATGGATAGATGTTAAACTAACTTATAAATTAACGTAAGATGACTCAGAAAACTAGATAGATCTAAAGCTCTAATACACTGAGATAGGAAAATAATATCAGATCAAAAGGGGAGTACCTGCAAATTCAGAGGCGGCCAATCTTATGTAAAGATTGTGCTTTACATCATGTTCTCTGATGTCCATAAGCTCATCAAACCACAACAAACACCCACTTCCCCTAATATCTAAATTTGCATAAGCTGTACAATTGCATTTTCTTCTACAAGCCATCTCGCATTCACCTAAGGTCATGCTCACATTGTACCATGAATGTCGTGTGTCTGGAAGTTTCACTCCTGATATTTTCCAGAAGCCATCTCCACTTGCACAATCTAAAGCTTTCTTTCGTTGACATCCACCTGACCAATCTGATGCTTCCCACTCATTTGGAAATCTTGGCTCAAACCCTCTCAAACAGCTACAAAGAACACGCCTATTAATGTTattgcttccataaggaccgcATACTTCATAACGATTAAAATTGTCTACTCCAACATCGGTATACACAACCCACTGTTGCAGTCTCTCTATCCATTGCAGATGCAGTAACTTCCCGTCCCATGTCAATTGATATATGCGTTGAATAGCTGGAGTTTTAAgttcaaatttaaaatatatttcttCCTGATTAAGAACAAATTCCATTGTGTAAAAGGGATTTGGAGTTTCAATAGGACGGCCACTATTTCCGAGACCATTCCATGGTCCAATTCGCCATCGCAAATCCTTACCTTTCCTTCCAAACGTTTGTGGATATCCATTTGTGTCTACCCAACATACATATTGACCCTGAGCAGGATCATCAGGGCTCTTCCAAGATGTCAAGGACCACTCTAATCCTGTCACTAAATCTTTTCCGATTTTCATCCCTGCTATAAATGTGTCACCCATATAATCAAAACTCTGCCAAATCGGGTTTTGATTATTGGTACTACTATAATCCAGAAGAACAAGATTTCCAATGTCCATAATCCGAGCAACTGGATTATTGATTGCTAACGATGATGTCGAATTGGATGACCAGATTTTAGTGTTTCCACCATCTGCCAAAATAATCAGGTTTCCTTCATGACTGAGTATCAACATGCCTGTTTTATCAGCAATCGGCATCTCCCGGTTTGCAACCCATATCGGAGTACAAACTGATATCTTGTTATACCATATCCCCAAGTACCGATACTTGGATTTTCCAGGACTAAAAAATCCTAATTTGAACATGCCATTGCCTGAAACAATTGTATTGCCATCATCTTTGATAGCTTCATTTGCGGAAATGCTGTCTACTGCTTTAGAATCTGACAAATGAACAAGTAGAGCACCTGAGATTAGTAAAAACGTCTCCGGGCCACATAACGCTTATTGTGTGTGATAGTAAAAGTAGAATGTATTCTTTGAAacattatacaataactttttttttttggttatctactcacttttttttatatatataaaacacatcAAGTCATTACATTACAATGACAGGTAGTCGGGTCAACAAGTTGCGCCTCTACCCTTTTTAAATAGCAAACCCAATTCTTACTAAATACAACGTTTTGGGCCTTAAAGATCGAGGAATTACTATTGACGACTTTATGAACCCGTTTCAGAAATCGCACAACATCAGGGCAAGAACACCAAAATGTTAGAAACCAAACGGGACAAATACTATATTAGACATTTGAATAACTATGATGTGAtgatttattattagtttatactaacataatattaatatatatttaatcaaaatataacaaCATATACCAAATCAATTGTTATAAGAGATACCTGAATGAAATAGAAGTATGCAGTAACAGATAACAAGAATTGTGGCCGTCATCGacattaacattaaaaaaaaaataaaaaagttatacgtTTTTTTGAGTTATTATAGCTATATAGTTTCttcattttgaaaatatatgtatacgtgtatatataatagatataatagtgtatgtatatgtatatatgtacgaGTAGATGATATTTACAGCAGTTTGAAAAAATATGTACAATGACGGTTGATGAATTTCGACTTCACGATCCAACATATGTGTAATGACGGTCCAGCTGGTCAGCTGGAGCTTTGGTCCTTCTGCTATAAATGTGGATTTGGAAATACTGTTTCTTGAAAGTAGAATTTCGTTGACCTTTCatgtaaataaaatatagaaaaattacattgtttttttttttaaaggcactagtatatatcattaattacaAACAAATTGCTAACAAGTTGCTAGAAATTCACAAACGTACATACCGTACTAGGGATGTGTAGAGGTCAAAACCCGACTCAAACTGAAACGATCTGTGACCCGCGAGAGCATGAAAAACGAAATTGTGAAGGCTCGGGTCGGGTTTCTTCAcaatttttcggtttttgcttTCACCCGATCCGGACAACCCGTAACCCGAAAATGCACTAAAAACATGACCCTTGACCCGGCCCGTTAGGGCTTTGGGCAGGTCGGTTCCGAGTGAGGCATGGGTTCCCGGGTCTTTTACTCATTCCTATATTATACATGCAAGATAGGAGACTAGCTACACTTACACGCCTtacacaaaatcaaaaccaTCATTTGACCTcacctaaaaaaaaattatattgttaaCTAGTACTCATTCACAAATtgattaataatatttaaatctatattttattatattatattaaagtctATATACCTATATGATGCATAAACCATAAAATGtaagtttaaatatttataaaccattaatttgaaaaatcataacattaaataaaaaaaatttgcaaaatctaaatacatcaaattaaattTAACAAATCTGGTCATATATTTTAAGCCAAATTAAACATATCACCTAAActttcataaattaaaaaagtagttcaaaatataaaaagcaACATCTTTGTTATGAATGAATAATTCTTTAAGCCCTAAAATCAATGaagttaaattaataataataataataataataataataataatttaaatctacaaatatacaaaaacaGAATTATAGTACCTAACACGTagtttaaaaaagatatatgtcCTATTAATCCATGTTAATAAAAAATCCTAtcttaaatattattattatctataatataagcaatataaattataaattaaaaaaagaaaagaagaaaaaaaaccatCTACTCGTAGTTAAATGAGGTTTTTCAAAACCTTTCTTAACCTAAGTTATGTTAAAATATTACcatgtaaaatttttttatatttttttatttcttacaAAACTGACACACGCGGAGCTTGAAGCTCACGTTTAACCAACCTCATCTATCCTTAGAAGTTTTGTCTTATTCTTCCAACACCCTATTTTCTCCTTTTTCTACGTGAAAAGAAGATGTAAAATTGTAATTGTCTTCCAATCCctaatcaattttataatattCAATGATGAAAGAAATCTGTAGTGGTTTTGGCCTGAGTAGAGATAGGTCAAAATCGagggggaggttactcttggCTGCCCCAAAACATTTCGCCTGTTGGAGGACATGACCGATGAGAGTTTATTAGAGGACTATGACTAGTTTAGGGGTTTGGGAGTTAGGGAGAGGACTAAGATTAGGCTGGCTAGGCGGCTAAGTTAGTGTGTTTCATAAGTTGCGCAAGGATTTCTTAGTTAATTCCTTATATGTAGGTAGGTTTGGGCTTTATGCTGAAACACTTTTAAATTTGTCTACGTTCTATATGGTtgttattataggtattttgTTAAACCTGTGCTTTTAGTTATCTAGGGTGTTTGTTACTGCTTTTCCTTATTCTTTTGTTATCGGGTGTACTCAACAGACAGTTTCTAGAGGACTAGGTGTATAGGTTACCTTTGTCGTTCTGTGAGCGTCTTTGTGAGTAGACTAGGATTAGTTTAGCTTAGCAGGCTAAGCTACTTTGCTCCGTAGGTTgtttataaatagtttaatcCCCTTAGTTTTTAGTCAATTCATATGTATAGGTATGGTTGTCCCCTCTGTTTGAGCTCCTTGCCAAAgactttgtttattatgttcctACATTTTATGCTGTTATTTGCGTACTATGGTTGCTAGAGTTTATGTACTGTGCTAAGGTATTGTTAGGCCGTACGTTTGCTACCCTTCCCTACTCTTAAGGTAGCCATACCCAGCGGACCTAGCTGACAGGTATATCGTCTTATCATGTTCTCGACAGACaggtataaacactttaccCTTTAACGACTTTTACATCTTcctggccggaggtccttatggaagcagtctctctacctttgggtagaggtaaaactgtctacagctcaccttCCCAATACCCCGCTCAGGGATTGGGTacaattgttgttgttgaaagAAATCTGTAAGCTGACTTCTTACATTGACGAATATCATAGTGGTGTTCCTTTATTGTTTCATTGATTCTGTAATTCTGTTGTTTCAattattatcaaacaatgtTTTTTACTAATAAATATGTGCTTCAGTGAATTCCAAAGGTAAAATTCAGTATTAATCAACCTCATTTTAGTTcgtatttttaaagtttagttatatctatattacataACTAATCTGGTCACATACAAATCATGTGAGGTGAGGGGATGACAGCACCCATAATACATTAGTTAAAAGAATACAAAAATCATACAGCCTCATCCTTTCCTTCGTCTGA includes the following:
- the LOC122591880 gene encoding G-type lectin S-receptor-like serine/threonine-protein kinase At4g27290, whose protein sequence is MTATILVICYCILLFHSALCGPETFLLISGALLVHLSDSKAVDSISANEAIKDDGNTIVSGNGMFKLGFFSPGKSKYRYLGIWYNKISVCTPIWVANREMPIADKTGMLILSHEGNLIILADGGNTKIWSSNSTSSLAINNPVARIMDIGNLVLLDYSSTNNQNPIWQSFDYMGDTFIAGMKIGKDLVTGLEWSLTSWKSPDDPAQGQYVCWVDTNGYPQTFGRKGKDLRWRIGPWNGLGNSGRPIETPNPFYTMEFVLNQEEIYFKFELKTPAIQRIYQLTWDGKLLHLQWIERLQQWVVYTDVGVDNFNRYEVCGPYGSNNINRRVLCSCLRGFEPRFPNEWEASDWSGGCQRKKALDCASGDGFWKISGVKLPDTRHSWYNVSMTLGECEMACRRKCNCTAYANLDIRGSGCLLWFDELMDIREHDVKHNLYIRLAASEFAGNNVSQFSYKRKKKVLTVVLLSIASAVLLMLLAIAYAYKKKRPYMQRRGIWNAHDKKNSSVQMEDTDDDLPFLSLYEIAKATDNFSINNKIGEGGFGLVYKGVLEGGREVAVKRLSESSKQGHDEFKNEIMCIAKLQHRNLVKILGYCIHENEMILIYEYMVNKSLDSILFDETRSSMLDWPRRFQIIHGMARAILYLHQDSRLQIIHRDLKAGNILLDADMNPKISDFGLARKFFGSDTTLTKTKKIVGTYGYISPEYAVHGKFSTKSDVFSFGVLVLEIVSGKKNTGFSHQDHSDNLLGHAWRLYKENRSIELTSASVRDSCIVSEVLRSIHVGLLCVQHHAEDRPTMMSVILMLISEGVLPEPKQPAFFTGERHDEILSVSSADEYMITQLFAR